In Thalassophryne amazonica chromosome 14, fThaAma1.1, whole genome shotgun sequence, one DNA window encodes the following:
- the LOC117524733 gene encoding uncharacterized protein LOC117524733 isoform X4, whose product MHLFGGKVKVNVCFSRNIAVGVMEYRHFLFCLVWTCSCVAMQTSPQYKLKGKEAILIPPYFGRPENILWKHDGNKVVEFTGSVEDVYSPYENRITLDWESAELSIKDLRLNDSGVYELEVDDGNMLKHSSHKLMVIDRVSKLTITCKLNDSNRSTISEKQAVLVCSAETGPFPFLLNFEWRSVGKVQPGPELMIPLGEKHNEDVYNCSVSNPLSEDTATFTAKNCYPNKDTSVLWLIPVIIAIFIVLVVLVLVFRKRLKACIAKKEPSDEESQKTHDRNRGKYKFVKGQNSGTQEGITKANKDFYTSLSTELKNKRMNSQPRTHSAKKKTESDENLGETEEDKPTARKHGAAESDQNHLLDPKTMSDVHSELDQNHDEKEENKLLFPQPHVAQMDQELESEYPARKHSAAESDQKQLLDSETKSDVKLIHSGSENEVSTLKVTEPYSLQTGDDPSTEPEDASSEYSEEAASDKVTDEERNVRESHLLDRSGDSLEEKHSDLPPSSVHEPSEKDANTHQNTTGLTPETHTSVSQDESKSHTVVDLEETSKGHNLSASPGIHTEDASFIVHKDQNMTDEQHEGENTHKSDEDRSVTQ is encoded by the exons ATGCACCTGTTTGGGGGGAAAGTGAAAGTAAATGTCTGTTTTTCTCGCAACATCGCCGTCGGTGTCATGGAATATCGTCACTTTCTCTTCTGTTTGGTTTGGACCTGCTCCTGTG TTGCTATGCAGACTTCCCCACAATACAAACTCAAGGGGAAGGAGGCCATATTGATTCCACCTTATTTTGGACGGCCTGAAAATATTCTGTGGAAGCACGATGGAAACAAAGTGGTGGAGTTTACTGGTAGTGTGGAAGACGTTTACAGCCCATATGAAAATAGAATCACTCTGGACTGGGAATCTGCAGAGCTCAGTATCAAAGACTTACGCCTAAATGACAGTGGGGTGTATGAATTGGAAGTGGATGATGGCAACATGTTGAAGCACTCATCTCATAAACTGATGGTCATAG ACAGAGTTTCCAAGCTGACCATAACCTGTAAGCTGAACGACAGCAACAGATCAACCATATCTGAGAAGCAGGCAGTGCTGGTCTGCTCTGCTGAAACCGGACCATTTCCATTTTTATTAAACTTTGAATGGAGGTCGGTTGGTAAGGTGCAGCCTGGTCCAGAGTTAATGATACCTTTGGGGGAAAAACATAATGAGGATGTGTATAACTGTTCAGTGAGCAACCCTCTGAGTGAAGATACAGCAACATTCACCGCAAAGAATTGCTACCCAA ACAAAGACACCTCTGTACTTTGGCTTATCCCAGTAATCATAGCCATATTTATTGTCTTGGTGGTCTTGGTCTTGGTTTTCCGAAAGCGACTGAAAG CATGCATTGCTAAAAAAGAACCATCTGATGAGGAAAGCCAAAAGACGCATGATAGAAACAGAG ggaaatacaagtttgtaaaAGGCCAGAATTCAGGGACACAAGAAG GGATCACCAAAGCTAATAAAGATTTCTATACATCCTTATCTACAGAGTTAAAGAATAAGCGAATGAATTCACAGCCTAGAACACATTCAGCAAAGAAGAAAACAG AATCTGACGAGAATTTGGGTGAGACTGAGGAGGACAAGCCAACTGCAAGAAAACACGGAGCTGCAGAATCAGACCAGAATCACCTTTTGGATCCCAAGACAATGTCAGATGTTCATTCTG AATTGGACCAGAATCATGATGAAAAAGAGGAGAACAAGCTACTTTTTCCTCAGCCTCATGTTGCTCAAATGGATCAGGAATTGGAGTCCGAGTATCCTGCACGCAAACACAGTGCTgcagaatcagaccagaaacaacTTTTGGATTCTGAAACGAAGTCAGACGTCAAGCTGATTCATTCTG GGTCAGAGAATGAGGTCAGCACACTTAAGGTAACTGAGCCTTATTCCCTTCAGACCGGAGACGATCCAAGCACAGAGCCCGAGGACGCTTCGAGTGAATACAGTGAAGAAGCGGCCTCTGATAAGGTCACTGACGAAGAGCGAAATGTCAGAGAGTCTCATTTATTGGACCGTTCTGGTGATTCTCTGGAGGAGAAACACTCAGATCTGCCGCCGTCCAGCGTACATGAACCATCTGAGAAGGACGCAAACACCCACCAAAACACAACAGGGCTGACTCCAGAGACACACACATCAGTTTCCCAAGATGAAAGTAAATCACATACAGTAGTTGACCTGGAAGAAACCAGTAAAGGTCATAATCTATCGGCGTCTCCAGGTATTCACACTGAAGACGCTTCTTTCATCGTTCATAAAGATCAAAATATGACAGATGAGCAGCATGAGGGCGAGAACACACACAAGTCAGATGAGGACCGTTCAGTCACACAGTAG
- the LOC117524733 gene encoding uncharacterized protein LOC117524733 isoform X7, which produces MHLFGGKVKVNVCFSRNIAVGVMEYRHFLFCLVWTCSCVAMQTSPQYKLKGKEAILIPPYFGRPENILWKHDGNKVVEFTGSVEDVYSPYENRITLDWESAELSIKDLRLNDSGVYELEVDDGNMLKHSSHKLMVIDRVSKLTITCKLNDSNRSTISEKQAVLVCSAETGPFPFLLNFEWRSVGKVQPGPELMIPLGEKHNEDVYNCSVSNPLSEDTATFTAKNCYPNKDTSVLWLIPVIIAIFIVLVVLVLVFRKRLKACIAKKEPSDEESQKTHDRNRGKYKFVKGQNSGTQEGITKANKDFYTSLSTELKNKRMNSQPRTHSAKKKTESDENLGETEEDKPTARKHGAAESDQNHLLDPKTMSDVHSGSENEVSTLKVTEPYSLQTGDDPSTEPEDASSEYSEEAASDKVTDEERNVRESHLLDRSGDSLEEKHSDLPPSSVHEPSEKDANTHQNTTGLTPETHTSVSQDESKSHTVVDLEETSKGHNLSASPGIHTEDASFIVHKDQNMTDEQHEGENTHKSDEDRSVTQ; this is translated from the exons ATGCACCTGTTTGGGGGGAAAGTGAAAGTAAATGTCTGTTTTTCTCGCAACATCGCCGTCGGTGTCATGGAATATCGTCACTTTCTCTTCTGTTTGGTTTGGACCTGCTCCTGTG TTGCTATGCAGACTTCCCCACAATACAAACTCAAGGGGAAGGAGGCCATATTGATTCCACCTTATTTTGGACGGCCTGAAAATATTCTGTGGAAGCACGATGGAAACAAAGTGGTGGAGTTTACTGGTAGTGTGGAAGACGTTTACAGCCCATATGAAAATAGAATCACTCTGGACTGGGAATCTGCAGAGCTCAGTATCAAAGACTTACGCCTAAATGACAGTGGGGTGTATGAATTGGAAGTGGATGATGGCAACATGTTGAAGCACTCATCTCATAAACTGATGGTCATAG ACAGAGTTTCCAAGCTGACCATAACCTGTAAGCTGAACGACAGCAACAGATCAACCATATCTGAGAAGCAGGCAGTGCTGGTCTGCTCTGCTGAAACCGGACCATTTCCATTTTTATTAAACTTTGAATGGAGGTCGGTTGGTAAGGTGCAGCCTGGTCCAGAGTTAATGATACCTTTGGGGGAAAAACATAATGAGGATGTGTATAACTGTTCAGTGAGCAACCCTCTGAGTGAAGATACAGCAACATTCACCGCAAAGAATTGCTACCCAA ACAAAGACACCTCTGTACTTTGGCTTATCCCAGTAATCATAGCCATATTTATTGTCTTGGTGGTCTTGGTCTTGGTTTTCCGAAAGCGACTGAAAG CATGCATTGCTAAAAAAGAACCATCTGATGAGGAAAGCCAAAAGACGCATGATAGAAACAGAG ggaaatacaagtttgtaaaAGGCCAGAATTCAGGGACACAAGAAG GGATCACCAAAGCTAATAAAGATTTCTATACATCCTTATCTACAGAGTTAAAGAATAAGCGAATGAATTCACAGCCTAGAACACATTCAGCAAAGAAGAAAACAG AATCTGACGAGAATTTGGGTGAGACTGAGGAGGACAAGCCAACTGCAAGAAAACACGGAGCTGCAGAATCAGACCAGAATCACCTTTTGGATCCCAAGACAATGTCAGATGTTCATTCTG GGTCAGAGAATGAGGTCAGCACACTTAAGGTAACTGAGCCTTATTCCCTTCAGACCGGAGACGATCCAAGCACAGAGCCCGAGGACGCTTCGAGTGAATACAGTGAAGAAGCGGCCTCTGATAAGGTCACTGACGAAGAGCGAAATGTCAGAGAGTCTCATTTATTGGACCGTTCTGGTGATTCTCTGGAGGAGAAACACTCAGATCTGCCGCCGTCCAGCGTACATGAACCATCTGAGAAGGACGCAAACACCCACCAAAACACAACAGGGCTGACTCCAGAGACACACACATCAGTTTCCCAAGATGAAAGTAAATCACATACAGTAGTTGACCTGGAAGAAACCAGTAAAGGTCATAATCTATCGGCGTCTCCAGGTATTCACACTGAAGACGCTTCTTTCATCGTTCATAAAGATCAAAATATGACAGATGAGCAGCATGAGGGCGAGAACACACACAAGTCAGATGAGGACCGTTCAGTCACACAGTAG
- the LOC117524733 gene encoding uncharacterized protein LOC117524733 isoform X3 encodes MHLFGGKVKVNVCFSRNIAVGVMEYRHFLFCLVWTCSCVAMQTSPQYKLKGKEAILIPPYFGRPENILWKHDGNKVVEFTGSVEDVYSPYENRITLDWESAELSIKDLRLNDSGVYELEVDDGNMLKHSSHKLMVIDRVSKLTITCKLNDSNRSTISEKQAVLVCSAETGPFPFLLNFEWRSVGKVQPGPELMIPLGEKHNEDVYNCSVSNPLSEDTATFTAKNCYPNKDTSVLWLIPVIIAIFIVLVVLVLVFRKRLKACIAKKEPSDEESQKTHDRNRGKYKFVKGQNSGTQEESDENLGETEEDKPTARKHGAAESDQNHLLDPKTMSDVHSGIVNDPNADTQEGMPEKGHAKRNIQLFESLSPNSKNTGQNDGQPRKYSEKKRTELDQNHDEKEENKLLFPQPHVAQMDQELESEYPARKHSAAESDQKQLLDSETKSDVKLIHSGSENEVSTLKVTEPYSLQTGDDPSTEPEDASSEYSEEAASDKVTDEERNVRESHLLDRSGDSLEEKHSDLPPSSVHEPSEKDANTHQNTTGLTPETHTSVSQDESKSHTVVDLEETSKGHNLSASPGIHTEDASFIVHKDQNMTDEQHEGENTHKSDEDRSVTQ; translated from the exons ATGCACCTGTTTGGGGGGAAAGTGAAAGTAAATGTCTGTTTTTCTCGCAACATCGCCGTCGGTGTCATGGAATATCGTCACTTTCTCTTCTGTTTGGTTTGGACCTGCTCCTGTG TTGCTATGCAGACTTCCCCACAATACAAACTCAAGGGGAAGGAGGCCATATTGATTCCACCTTATTTTGGACGGCCTGAAAATATTCTGTGGAAGCACGATGGAAACAAAGTGGTGGAGTTTACTGGTAGTGTGGAAGACGTTTACAGCCCATATGAAAATAGAATCACTCTGGACTGGGAATCTGCAGAGCTCAGTATCAAAGACTTACGCCTAAATGACAGTGGGGTGTATGAATTGGAAGTGGATGATGGCAACATGTTGAAGCACTCATCTCATAAACTGATGGTCATAG ACAGAGTTTCCAAGCTGACCATAACCTGTAAGCTGAACGACAGCAACAGATCAACCATATCTGAGAAGCAGGCAGTGCTGGTCTGCTCTGCTGAAACCGGACCATTTCCATTTTTATTAAACTTTGAATGGAGGTCGGTTGGTAAGGTGCAGCCTGGTCCAGAGTTAATGATACCTTTGGGGGAAAAACATAATGAGGATGTGTATAACTGTTCAGTGAGCAACCCTCTGAGTGAAGATACAGCAACATTCACCGCAAAGAATTGCTACCCAA ACAAAGACACCTCTGTACTTTGGCTTATCCCAGTAATCATAGCCATATTTATTGTCTTGGTGGTCTTGGTCTTGGTTTTCCGAAAGCGACTGAAAG CATGCATTGCTAAAAAAGAACCATCTGATGAGGAAAGCCAAAAGACGCATGATAGAAACAGAG ggaaatacaagtttgtaaaAGGCCAGAATTCAGGGACACAAGAAG AATCTGACGAGAATTTGGGTGAGACTGAGGAGGACAAGCCAACTGCAAGAAAACACGGAGCTGCAGAATCAGACCAGAATCACCTTTTGGATCCCAAGACAATGTCAGATGTTCATTCTG GGATTGTAAATGACCCTAATGCAGACACACAAGAAGGCATGCCAGAAAAAG GCCATGCCAAAAGGAATATACAGCTTTTTGAGTCTTTATCACCCAACTCAAAGAATACAGGACAGAACGATGGCCAGCCAAGAAAATATTCAGAAAAAAAGAGAACAG AATTGGACCAGAATCATGATGAAAAAGAGGAGAACAAGCTACTTTTTCCTCAGCCTCATGTTGCTCAAATGGATCAGGAATTGGAGTCCGAGTATCCTGCACGCAAACACAGTGCTgcagaatcagaccagaaacaacTTTTGGATTCTGAAACGAAGTCAGACGTCAAGCTGATTCATTCTG GGTCAGAGAATGAGGTCAGCACACTTAAGGTAACTGAGCCTTATTCCCTTCAGACCGGAGACGATCCAAGCACAGAGCCCGAGGACGCTTCGAGTGAATACAGTGAAGAAGCGGCCTCTGATAAGGTCACTGACGAAGAGCGAAATGTCAGAGAGTCTCATTTATTGGACCGTTCTGGTGATTCTCTGGAGGAGAAACACTCAGATCTGCCGCCGTCCAGCGTACATGAACCATCTGAGAAGGACGCAAACACCCACCAAAACACAACAGGGCTGACTCCAGAGACACACACATCAGTTTCCCAAGATGAAAGTAAATCACATACAGTAGTTGACCTGGAAGAAACCAGTAAAGGTCATAATCTATCGGCGTCTCCAGGTATTCACACTGAAGACGCTTCTTTCATCGTTCATAAAGATCAAAATATGACAGATGAGCAGCATGAGGGCGAGAACACACACAAGTCAGATGAGGACCGTTCAGTCACACAGTAG
- the LOC117524733 gene encoding uncharacterized protein LOC117524733 isoform X2 produces MHLFGGKVKVNVCFSRNIAVGVMEYRHFLFCLVWTCSCVAMQTSPQYKLKGKEAILIPPYFGRPENILWKHDGNKVVEFTGSVEDVYSPYENRITLDWESAELSIKDLRLNDSGVYELEVDDGNMLKHSSHKLMVIDRVSKLTITCKLNDSNRSTISEKQAVLVCSAETGPFPFLLNFEWRSVGKVQPGPELMIPLGEKHNEDVYNCSVSNPLSEDTATFTAKNCYPNKDTSVLWLIPVIIAIFIVLVVLVLVFRKRLKACIAKKEPSDEESQKTHDRNRGKYKFVKGQNSGTQEELKNKRMNSQPRTHSAKKKTESDENLGETEEDKPTARKHGAAESDQNHLLDPKTMSDVHSGIVNDPNADTQEGMPEKGHAKRNIQLFESLSPNSKNTGQNDGQPRKYSEKKRTELDQNHDEKEENKLLFPQPHVAQMDQELESEYPARKHSAAESDQKQLLDSETKSDVKLIHSGSENEVSTLKVTEPYSLQTGDDPSTEPEDASSEYSEEAASDKVTDEERNVRESHLLDRSGDSLEEKHSDLPPSSVHEPSEKDANTHQNTTGLTPETHTSVSQDESKSHTVVDLEETSKGHNLSASPGIHTEDASFIVHKDQNMTDEQHEGENTHKSDEDRSVTQ; encoded by the exons ATGCACCTGTTTGGGGGGAAAGTGAAAGTAAATGTCTGTTTTTCTCGCAACATCGCCGTCGGTGTCATGGAATATCGTCACTTTCTCTTCTGTTTGGTTTGGACCTGCTCCTGTG TTGCTATGCAGACTTCCCCACAATACAAACTCAAGGGGAAGGAGGCCATATTGATTCCACCTTATTTTGGACGGCCTGAAAATATTCTGTGGAAGCACGATGGAAACAAAGTGGTGGAGTTTACTGGTAGTGTGGAAGACGTTTACAGCCCATATGAAAATAGAATCACTCTGGACTGGGAATCTGCAGAGCTCAGTATCAAAGACTTACGCCTAAATGACAGTGGGGTGTATGAATTGGAAGTGGATGATGGCAACATGTTGAAGCACTCATCTCATAAACTGATGGTCATAG ACAGAGTTTCCAAGCTGACCATAACCTGTAAGCTGAACGACAGCAACAGATCAACCATATCTGAGAAGCAGGCAGTGCTGGTCTGCTCTGCTGAAACCGGACCATTTCCATTTTTATTAAACTTTGAATGGAGGTCGGTTGGTAAGGTGCAGCCTGGTCCAGAGTTAATGATACCTTTGGGGGAAAAACATAATGAGGATGTGTATAACTGTTCAGTGAGCAACCCTCTGAGTGAAGATACAGCAACATTCACCGCAAAGAATTGCTACCCAA ACAAAGACACCTCTGTACTTTGGCTTATCCCAGTAATCATAGCCATATTTATTGTCTTGGTGGTCTTGGTCTTGGTTTTCCGAAAGCGACTGAAAG CATGCATTGCTAAAAAAGAACCATCTGATGAGGAAAGCCAAAAGACGCATGATAGAAACAGAG ggaaatacaagtttgtaaaAGGCCAGAATTCAGGGACACAAGAAG AGTTAAAGAATAAGCGAATGAATTCACAGCCTAGAACACATTCAGCAAAGAAGAAAACAG AATCTGACGAGAATTTGGGTGAGACTGAGGAGGACAAGCCAACTGCAAGAAAACACGGAGCTGCAGAATCAGACCAGAATCACCTTTTGGATCCCAAGACAATGTCAGATGTTCATTCTG GGATTGTAAATGACCCTAATGCAGACACACAAGAAGGCATGCCAGAAAAAG GCCATGCCAAAAGGAATATACAGCTTTTTGAGTCTTTATCACCCAACTCAAAGAATACAGGACAGAACGATGGCCAGCCAAGAAAATATTCAGAAAAAAAGAGAACAG AATTGGACCAGAATCATGATGAAAAAGAGGAGAACAAGCTACTTTTTCCTCAGCCTCATGTTGCTCAAATGGATCAGGAATTGGAGTCCGAGTATCCTGCACGCAAACACAGTGCTgcagaatcagaccagaaacaacTTTTGGATTCTGAAACGAAGTCAGACGTCAAGCTGATTCATTCTG GGTCAGAGAATGAGGTCAGCACACTTAAGGTAACTGAGCCTTATTCCCTTCAGACCGGAGACGATCCAAGCACAGAGCCCGAGGACGCTTCGAGTGAATACAGTGAAGAAGCGGCCTCTGATAAGGTCACTGACGAAGAGCGAAATGTCAGAGAGTCTCATTTATTGGACCGTTCTGGTGATTCTCTGGAGGAGAAACACTCAGATCTGCCGCCGTCCAGCGTACATGAACCATCTGAGAAGGACGCAAACACCCACCAAAACACAACAGGGCTGACTCCAGAGACACACACATCAGTTTCCCAAGATGAAAGTAAATCACATACAGTAGTTGACCTGGAAGAAACCAGTAAAGGTCATAATCTATCGGCGTCTCCAGGTATTCACACTGAAGACGCTTCTTTCATCGTTCATAAAGATCAAAATATGACAGATGAGCAGCATGAGGGCGAGAACACACACAAGTCAGATGAGGACCGTTCAGTCACACAGTAG
- the LOC117524733 gene encoding uncharacterized protein LOC117524733 isoform X6: protein MHLFGGKVKVNVCFSRNIAVGVMEYRHFLFCLVWTCSCVAMQTSPQYKLKGKEAILIPPYFGRPENILWKHDGNKVVEFTGSVEDVYSPYENRITLDWESAELSIKDLRLNDSGVYELEVDDGNMLKHSSHKLMVIDKDTSVLWLIPVIIAIFIVLVVLVLVFRKRLKACIAKKEPSDEESQKTHDRNRGKYKFVKGQNSGTQEGITKANKDFYTSLSTELKNKRMNSQPRTHSAKKKTESDENLGETEEDKPTARKHGAAESDQNHLLDPKTMSDVHSGIVNDPNADTQEGMPEKGHAKRNIQLFESLSPNSKNTGQNDGQPRKYSEKKRTELDQNHDEKEENKLLFPQPHVAQMDQELESEYPARKHSAAESDQKQLLDSETKSDVKLIHSGSENEVSTLKVTEPYSLQTGDDPSTEPEDASSEYSEEAASDKVTDEERNVRESHLLDRSGDSLEEKHSDLPPSSVHEPSEKDANTHQNTTGLTPETHTSVSQDESKSHTVVDLEETSKGHNLSASPGIHTEDASFIVHKDQNMTDEQHEGENTHKSDEDRSVTQ from the exons ATGCACCTGTTTGGGGGGAAAGTGAAAGTAAATGTCTGTTTTTCTCGCAACATCGCCGTCGGTGTCATGGAATATCGTCACTTTCTCTTCTGTTTGGTTTGGACCTGCTCCTGTG TTGCTATGCAGACTTCCCCACAATACAAACTCAAGGGGAAGGAGGCCATATTGATTCCACCTTATTTTGGACGGCCTGAAAATATTCTGTGGAAGCACGATGGAAACAAAGTGGTGGAGTTTACTGGTAGTGTGGAAGACGTTTACAGCCCATATGAAAATAGAATCACTCTGGACTGGGAATCTGCAGAGCTCAGTATCAAAGACTTACGCCTAAATGACAGTGGGGTGTATGAATTGGAAGTGGATGATGGCAACATGTTGAAGCACTCATCTCATAAACTGATGGTCATAG ACAAAGACACCTCTGTACTTTGGCTTATCCCAGTAATCATAGCCATATTTATTGTCTTGGTGGTCTTGGTCTTGGTTTTCCGAAAGCGACTGAAAG CATGCATTGCTAAAAAAGAACCATCTGATGAGGAAAGCCAAAAGACGCATGATAGAAACAGAG ggaaatacaagtttgtaaaAGGCCAGAATTCAGGGACACAAGAAG GGATCACCAAAGCTAATAAAGATTTCTATACATCCTTATCTACAGAGTTAAAGAATAAGCGAATGAATTCACAGCCTAGAACACATTCAGCAAAGAAGAAAACAG AATCTGACGAGAATTTGGGTGAGACTGAGGAGGACAAGCCAACTGCAAGAAAACACGGAGCTGCAGAATCAGACCAGAATCACCTTTTGGATCCCAAGACAATGTCAGATGTTCATTCTG GGATTGTAAATGACCCTAATGCAGACACACAAGAAGGCATGCCAGAAAAAG GCCATGCCAAAAGGAATATACAGCTTTTTGAGTCTTTATCACCCAACTCAAAGAATACAGGACAGAACGATGGCCAGCCAAGAAAATATTCAGAAAAAAAGAGAACAG AATTGGACCAGAATCATGATGAAAAAGAGGAGAACAAGCTACTTTTTCCTCAGCCTCATGTTGCTCAAATGGATCAGGAATTGGAGTCCGAGTATCCTGCACGCAAACACAGTGCTgcagaatcagaccagaaacaacTTTTGGATTCTGAAACGAAGTCAGACGTCAAGCTGATTCATTCTG GGTCAGAGAATGAGGTCAGCACACTTAAGGTAACTGAGCCTTATTCCCTTCAGACCGGAGACGATCCAAGCACAGAGCCCGAGGACGCTTCGAGTGAATACAGTGAAGAAGCGGCCTCTGATAAGGTCACTGACGAAGAGCGAAATGTCAGAGAGTCTCATTTATTGGACCGTTCTGGTGATTCTCTGGAGGAGAAACACTCAGATCTGCCGCCGTCCAGCGTACATGAACCATCTGAGAAGGACGCAAACACCCACCAAAACACAACAGGGCTGACTCCAGAGACACACACATCAGTTTCCCAAGATGAAAGTAAATCACATACAGTAGTTGACCTGGAAGAAACCAGTAAAGGTCATAATCTATCGGCGTCTCCAGGTATTCACACTGAAGACGCTTCTTTCATCGTTCATAAAGATCAAAATATGACAGATGAGCAGCATGAGGGCGAGAACACACACAAGTCAGATGAGGACCGTTCAGTCACACAGTAG
- the LOC117524733 gene encoding uncharacterized protein LOC117524733 isoform X5 gives MHLFGGKVKVNVCFSRNIAVGVMEYRHFLFCLVWTCSCVAMQTSPQYKLKGKEAILIPPYFGRPENILWKHDGNKVVEFTGSVEDVYSPYENRITLDWESAELSIKDLRLNDSGVYELEVDDGNMLKHSSHKLMVIDRVSKLTITCKLNDSNRSTISEKQAVLVCSAETGPFPFLLNFEWRSVGKVQPGPELMIPLGEKHNEDVYNCSVSNPLSEDTATFTAKNCYPNKDTSVLWLIPVIIAIFIVLVVLVLVFRKRLKACIAKKEPSDEESQKTHDRNRGKYKFVKGQNSGTQEGITKANKDFYTSLSTELKNKRMNSQPRTHSAKKKTESDENLGETEEDKPTARKHGAAESDQNHLLDPKTMSDVHSGIVNDPNADTQEGMPEKGHAKRNIQLFESLSPNSKNTGQNDGQPRKYSEKKRTGSENEVSTLKVTEPYSLQTGDDPSTEPEDASSEYSEEAASDKVTDEERNVRESHLLDRSGDSLEEKHSDLPPSSVHEPSEKDANTHQNTTGLTPETHTSVSQDESKSHTVVDLEETSKGHNLSASPGIHTEDASFIVHKDQNMTDEQHEGENTHKSDEDRSVTQ, from the exons ATGCACCTGTTTGGGGGGAAAGTGAAAGTAAATGTCTGTTTTTCTCGCAACATCGCCGTCGGTGTCATGGAATATCGTCACTTTCTCTTCTGTTTGGTTTGGACCTGCTCCTGTG TTGCTATGCAGACTTCCCCACAATACAAACTCAAGGGGAAGGAGGCCATATTGATTCCACCTTATTTTGGACGGCCTGAAAATATTCTGTGGAAGCACGATGGAAACAAAGTGGTGGAGTTTACTGGTAGTGTGGAAGACGTTTACAGCCCATATGAAAATAGAATCACTCTGGACTGGGAATCTGCAGAGCTCAGTATCAAAGACTTACGCCTAAATGACAGTGGGGTGTATGAATTGGAAGTGGATGATGGCAACATGTTGAAGCACTCATCTCATAAACTGATGGTCATAG ACAGAGTTTCCAAGCTGACCATAACCTGTAAGCTGAACGACAGCAACAGATCAACCATATCTGAGAAGCAGGCAGTGCTGGTCTGCTCTGCTGAAACCGGACCATTTCCATTTTTATTAAACTTTGAATGGAGGTCGGTTGGTAAGGTGCAGCCTGGTCCAGAGTTAATGATACCTTTGGGGGAAAAACATAATGAGGATGTGTATAACTGTTCAGTGAGCAACCCTCTGAGTGAAGATACAGCAACATTCACCGCAAAGAATTGCTACCCAA ACAAAGACACCTCTGTACTTTGGCTTATCCCAGTAATCATAGCCATATTTATTGTCTTGGTGGTCTTGGTCTTGGTTTTCCGAAAGCGACTGAAAG CATGCATTGCTAAAAAAGAACCATCTGATGAGGAAAGCCAAAAGACGCATGATAGAAACAGAG ggaaatacaagtttgtaaaAGGCCAGAATTCAGGGACACAAGAAG GGATCACCAAAGCTAATAAAGATTTCTATACATCCTTATCTACAGAGTTAAAGAATAAGCGAATGAATTCACAGCCTAGAACACATTCAGCAAAGAAGAAAACAG AATCTGACGAGAATTTGGGTGAGACTGAGGAGGACAAGCCAACTGCAAGAAAACACGGAGCTGCAGAATCAGACCAGAATCACCTTTTGGATCCCAAGACAATGTCAGATGTTCATTCTG GGATTGTAAATGACCCTAATGCAGACACACAAGAAGGCATGCCAGAAAAAG GCCATGCCAAAAGGAATATACAGCTTTTTGAGTCTTTATCACCCAACTCAAAGAATACAGGACAGAACGATGGCCAGCCAAGAAAATATTCAGAAAAAAAGAGAACAG GGTCAGAGAATGAGGTCAGCACACTTAAGGTAACTGAGCCTTATTCCCTTCAGACCGGAGACGATCCAAGCACAGAGCCCGAGGACGCTTCGAGTGAATACAGTGAAGAAGCGGCCTCTGATAAGGTCACTGACGAAGAGCGAAATGTCAGAGAGTCTCATTTATTGGACCGTTCTGGTGATTCTCTGGAGGAGAAACACTCAGATCTGCCGCCGTCCAGCGTACATGAACCATCTGAGAAGGACGCAAACACCCACCAAAACACAACAGGGCTGACTCCAGAGACACACACATCAGTTTCCCAAGATGAAAGTAAATCACATACAGTAGTTGACCTGGAAGAAACCAGTAAAGGTCATAATCTATCGGCGTCTCCAGGTATTCACACTGAAGACGCTTCTTTCATCGTTCATAAAGATCAAAATATGACAGATGAGCAGCATGAGGGCGAGAACACACACAAGTCAGATGAGGACCGTTCAGTCACACAGTAG